A DNA window from Pseudoalteromonas marina contains the following coding sequences:
- a CDS encoding DsbA family oxidoreductase encodes MKNFKIDIVSDVMCPWCVVGYKNLETALGQLKDEMSADITWHPFELNPDMPVEGQDLNEHLMQKYNLTEEQGDENRKNMFEAGKRAGFTFNFDGKRIMINSFDLHRLLMWAREEDKQTELKLAFFEAHFTDLKYLNQEDALLDVVESVGLDKEEARNILHSDKYVQAVRQEQNNFKQMGITSVPTFIINDKYALTGGQPSDSFIQALKQISEEEAKQDA; translated from the coding sequence ATGAAAAATTTTAAAATTGATATCGTGTCAGACGTAATGTGCCCATGGTGTGTAGTAGGTTATAAAAATCTTGAGACAGCACTTGGCCAACTTAAAGACGAAATGAGTGCAGATATTACATGGCATCCTTTTGAGCTAAATCCAGATATGCCAGTTGAAGGTCAAGACTTAAACGAGCATTTAATGCAAAAGTACAACCTAACTGAAGAACAAGGCGATGAAAATCGTAAAAACATGTTTGAAGCAGGAAAGCGTGCTGGATTTACGTTTAACTTTGATGGCAAACGTATCATGATCAACAGCTTTGATTTGCATCGTTTATTAATGTGGGCACGCGAAGAAGATAAGCAAACCGAGTTAAAACTCGCCTTTTTTGAAGCGCACTTCACCGATTTAAAATACTTAAACCAAGAAGACGCTCTGCTTGATGTTGTCGAAAGTGTTGGCCTTGATAAAGAAGAAGCCCGAAATATTTTGCACTCAGATAAATACGTTCAAGCTGTACGCCAAGAGCAAAATAACTTTAAACAAATGGGTATTACCTCAGTCCCTACGTTTATCATAAACGATAAATACGCACTCACTGGCGGACAACCAAGCGACTCATTTATTCAAGCACTAAAACAAATTAGCGAAGAAGAAGCCAAGCAAGACGCTTGA
- a CDS encoding peptidylprolyl isomerase, with amino-acid sequence MASTAHALHILVKHKEIAEDIIKQLGKGAKFQTLAKKYSSCPSGKKGGDLGEFRRGQMVPQFDKIAFNGAILEPHLVKTKFGWHVIKVLYRT; translated from the coding sequence ATGGCAAGTACAGCGCACGCACTCCACATATTGGTTAAGCACAAAGAAATAGCAGAAGACATTATTAAGCAATTAGGTAAAGGTGCAAAATTTCAAACCTTAGCTAAAAAGTATTCGTCGTGCCCATCGGGTAAAAAAGGCGGTGACTTAGGTGAATTTAGACGCGGGCAAATGGTTCCGCAGTTTGACAAAATAGCCTTTAATGGCGCTATTTTAGAGCCACACCTAGTTAAAACTAAATTTGGCTGGCATGTTATTAAAGTACTTTATCGTACTTAG
- a CDS encoding ATP-binding protein: MQTDPTISRLLMLRSGAIAVQLIAVLSVYFLLDYQLALLPLLGVIALEAAFQLVSLFAYRHVSHAKPSVMLMQLTADVLFLTVLLSLSGGATNAFVSLLLLPIMIAAVTLREKGLVYIALLAIAAYSFLLINMPDHSMHQMNMSGHFVGMWVNFVLSTSVIALVIGAMSRALKERERVIAKAREKQLRNEQLVTLDGAAAQITHQLATPIANLQLLFEELLEEQPNNIIVKQMQTPLEQCRDQLNSFRALSEQIRVKNAKDQITIAQLQTAINDTFLLQYPGQHIKWFSPPINAILLSDAMLLPAILNLLQNAATANQKQGKTELELSWELNQQDQCIDLLIRDFGDGFTPSQLAELGGQVMPSEQGMGLAVLLSNVTFERLNGSLTLFNHKEGGAVAKVQLAIINNEQTA; this comes from the coding sequence ATGCAAACTGATCCCACTATCAGCCGTTTACTTATGCTACGAAGCGGCGCCATTGCAGTACAATTAATTGCAGTATTAAGTGTTTATTTTTTACTTGATTACCAATTGGCATTACTGCCCTTACTTGGTGTTATTGCTTTAGAAGCTGCGTTTCAATTAGTCAGTCTATTTGCTTACCGACACGTTAGCCACGCTAAACCCTCGGTTATGCTGATGCAACTCACTGCTGACGTTTTGTTTTTAACTGTTTTGCTTTCTTTAAGTGGCGGCGCAACTAATGCATTTGTGTCGTTATTATTACTGCCCATCATGATAGCAGCGGTAACACTACGTGAAAAAGGCTTAGTCTATATTGCTTTGCTTGCCATTGCTGCATACAGCTTTTTGTTAATAAACATGCCCGATCACAGTATGCATCAAATGAACATGAGCGGCCACTTTGTTGGCATGTGGGTTAACTTTGTTTTAAGTACCAGTGTAATAGCGCTTGTGATAGGGGCTATGAGCCGTGCACTAAAAGAACGCGAACGCGTCATTGCTAAAGCACGAGAAAAACAACTACGAAATGAGCAACTAGTAACGCTTGATGGAGCTGCAGCACAAATAACTCATCAGTTAGCAACACCGATAGCTAACTTACAACTGTTGTTTGAAGAATTATTAGAGGAGCAACCAAACAATATTATAGTTAAACAGATGCAAACCCCACTTGAACAATGTCGCGATCAGCTCAATAGTTTTAGAGCGCTATCGGAGCAAATACGGGTTAAAAATGCTAAAGATCAAATAACCATAGCTCAATTACAAACAGCCATTAACGATACCTTTTTATTACAATACCCCGGTCAACATATAAAATGGTTTTCACCTCCCATTAATGCGATTCTTTTAAGTGATGCGATGTTATTGCCTGCTATATTAAATTTATTGCAAAATGCAGCTACGGCTAATCAAAAACAAGGTAAAACAGAGCTTGAGTTAAGCTGGGAGCTTAACCAGCAAGATCAATGTATAGATTTATTAATCCGTGATTTTGGCGATGGGTTTACGCCCTCACAACTAGCTGAACTAGGGGGGCAGGTAATGCCTAGCGAACAAGGCATGGGTTTGGCCGTGTTGTTATCTAACGTCACGTTTGAGCGACTAAATGGCTCACTAACCTTATTTAACCATAAAGAAGGCGGTGCCGTAGCAAAGGTACAATTAGCCATTATTAATAACGAGCAAACAGCATAA
- a CDS encoding DUF4440 domain-containing protein, with translation MSSKIKASLFNHLIEAERQLLEPEVRQSERALDALLDDEFIEIAANGTSFNKYQVLTHLPTEVVPQFYNQHFKGRMLSIDVAQISYQAAYRRSARAEFNYSLRMSLWRKNSAQQWQMVFHQGTPCAAFTISMDDE, from the coding sequence ATGAGCAGCAAAATTAAAGCGTCGTTGTTTAATCATTTAATTGAGGCTGAGCGTCAATTACTTGAGCCTGAAGTTCGCCAATCAGAGCGTGCACTCGACGCTTTACTCGACGATGAGTTTATCGAAATTGCTGCTAATGGCACGTCGTTTAATAAATATCAAGTACTCACACACCTACCCACAGAGGTGGTGCCGCAGTTTTATAATCAGCATTTTAAAGGCCGAATGTTGAGTATAGATGTGGCGCAAATAAGTTATCAAGCAGCGTATAGGCGCTCAGCCCGTGCCGAATTTAATTATTCACTTCGCATGTCGTTATGGCGTAAAAATAGCGCACAGCAATGGCAAATGGTGTTTCATCAAGGCACACCGTGCGCTGCTTTTACAATTTCAATGGACGACGAGTAA
- a CDS encoding thiol-disulfide oxidoreductase DCC family protein, whose protein sequence is MSENAVTLMRNRKIILFDAQCKLCSAWCNFIISNDTNAIFKLCSVQSPKGELLLTHFGFSTTQYASMVYLQNGKVFTQSHAFFEVVKQLGYPYKLATIFSVFPNTFNNWLYDKIALNRYTLFGKYQYCRIPSKSDELHYL, encoded by the coding sequence ATGAGTGAAAATGCAGTCACACTAATGCGTAATCGAAAAATTATATTATTCGATGCGCAGTGTAAATTATGTAGTGCGTGGTGTAATTTTATAATTAGTAACGATACCAATGCCATTTTTAAACTATGCAGCGTGCAATCCCCAAAAGGTGAACTGCTATTAACTCACTTTGGTTTTTCAACTACCCAATACGCTTCGATGGTGTACTTACAAAACGGCAAAGTGTTCACACAAAGCCACGCTTTTTTTGAAGTAGTGAAGCAGCTTGGTTACCCTTACAAACTAGCCACTATTTTTAGTGTTTTCCCAAACACCTTTAATAATTGGCTGTACGATAAAATTGCTCTAAACCGTTATACCTTATTTGGAAAATATCAGTATTGCCGTATCCCTTCTAAAAGTGACGAACTGCACTATTTATAA
- a CDS encoding response regulator transcription factor, with protein sequence MKLLIIEDDINLASTLARRLTKQGFICDVAHNQSDALLRARQLVPDSILLDMKLGDDNGLMLIKPLRNLLENTHIVLLTGFASIATAVEAMRLGANDYLTKPIDMATLLKALNNETSELQTSIDDAVMSPERLEWEHIQQVLHSNNGNISVTARQLNMHRRTLQRKLQKKPVQH encoded by the coding sequence ATGAAGTTACTAATAATTGAAGATGATATAAATTTAGCCAGTACGCTTGCTAGGCGTTTAACTAAGCAAGGCTTTATATGTGACGTTGCGCATAATCAAAGTGATGCGTTACTTCGTGCGCGCCAATTAGTACCCGACTCTATTTTATTAGACATGAAACTTGGGGACGACAATGGCTTAATGCTTATAAAGCCACTGCGCAACTTATTAGAAAATACACATATAGTCTTATTAACTGGGTTTGCTAGCATTGCCACTGCGGTTGAAGCAATGCGCTTAGGGGCAAACGATTATTTAACTAAACCTATTGATATGGCAACATTATTAAAAGCACTTAATAACGAAACAAGTGAGCTTCAAACGAGTATTGATGATGCTGTTATGTCGCCTGAACGCTTAGAATGGGAGCATATTCAGCAAGTGCTACACAGTAATAATGGCAATATATCGGTCACAGCTAGGCAATTAAATATGCATAGACGCACATTGCAACGTAAGTTACAAAAAAAGCCGGTCCAGCACTAA
- a CDS encoding ketoacyl-ACP synthase III produces the protein MPYAHITGWGKCIPPASISNDEISEIVDTTDEWITTRTGIKSRRVSHVSTAELATVAAKHALACAGIDAKDIDLVILATCTPSTVVANTASQVQKNIGATGAAAMDTNAACSGFLYALQAATAQIQAGMIKKAVVIAAERMTWYVNWARRDSAVLFGDGAGAVVLEAAETPAGLLGTKTGCDSEDRDILHITNFGSDLNKYEPIGPSDLLFEGREIFKRAVKGMSEACDDVLEQANLSLDDINVLVPHQANLRIIQAIQHRLKVPDEKVMVNIADYGNTSAATIAIALCEAVEQGLIKPHSNIMSAAFGAGLTWAASYIKWGERVTPISVSDAQLAPCTQTGLELVAPAVKACKDAE, from the coding sequence ATGCCATACGCACATATCACTGGTTGGGGCAAATGCATACCACCAGCAAGTATTAGCAACGATGAAATTAGCGAAATAGTTGATACCACCGACGAGTGGATCACCACGCGTACTGGCATCAAATCTCGCCGTGTAAGCCATGTAAGTACGGCAGAGCTGGCAACTGTTGCTGCAAAACACGCACTTGCTTGCGCAGGTATTGACGCAAAAGACATTGATCTTGTCATACTTGCAACTTGTACGCCTTCAACAGTTGTTGCAAATACGGCATCTCAAGTGCAAAAAAATATTGGCGCAACAGGCGCAGCCGCCATGGATACAAATGCTGCGTGTTCTGGCTTTTTATACGCATTACAAGCTGCTACTGCGCAAATTCAAGCAGGCATGATCAAAAAAGCAGTCGTTATTGCTGCTGAACGAATGACTTGGTATGTAAACTGGGCGCGCCGCGACAGTGCAGTGCTATTTGGTGATGGCGCTGGTGCTGTGGTACTGGAAGCTGCAGAAACACCGGCAGGTTTACTTGGCACTAAAACAGGGTGTGATAGTGAAGACCGCGACATTCTTCATATTACTAACTTTGGTAGTGATTTGAACAAATATGAACCCATTGGACCATCTGATCTGTTATTTGAAGGCAGAGAAATATTCAAACGTGCCGTAAAAGGTATGAGTGAAGCCTGTGACGACGTTCTTGAGCAAGCTAATTTAAGCCTAGACGACATAAACGTACTAGTACCACATCAGGCTAATTTACGCATAATTCAGGCAATCCAGCACCGTTTAAAAGTACCTGATGAAAAAGTAATGGTTAACATTGCAGATTATGGCAACACATCAGCTGCAACCATTGCTATTGCGCTATGTGAAGCAGTTGAACAAGGGTTAATAAAGCCTCATTCAAATATTATGTCTGCGGCTTTTGGCGCGGGTTTAACATGGGCTGCAAGCTACATAAAATGGGGCGAACGTGTAACTCCAATTAGCGTTAGCGACGCACAATTAGCACCTTGCACCCAAACAGGTTTAGAGCTTGTGGCGCCAGCTGTAAAAGCATGTAAAGAC
- a CDS encoding metal-dependent hydrolase family protein, with the protein MKTALTTLSSIVLAMFVNNVNAAQSKIIYAGSLLVAPEQALKKEQTLVVTNDKITAIKDGYVSKSVLNLPDAEIVNLKNQFVMPGLIDMHVHVTFERDAKANPHRWATEYEADYALRSIKYLQRTLDAGFTSVRDLGSDYQVIFPLKRAIERQDIAGPRIFAAGNTISPSGGHADIHGYRKDITDVFKTTLGICNGADDCRRAVREVIKSGADVIKITATGGVLSNTAAGVNQQLTDDELAAIVDTAHHLGRKVTAHAHGTEGIKAALRAGVDSIEHGSYLDKKTVDLFNKTQAYLVPTLLAGATVSEEVLTNPNMPAAIANKVREVTPKMQASFKLALKNKVNIAFGTDSGVSRHGLNANEFGLMVSNGMSEAHAIRSATVYAAKLLGQSHQLGDLSVGKQADIISVNGSPLEDINVLKNVQFVMKAGQIYKQ; encoded by the coding sequence ATGAAAACAGCACTCACAACATTATCGTCAATTGTATTGGCAATGTTCGTTAATAATGTAAACGCAGCACAATCTAAAATCATTTACGCAGGTAGTTTACTTGTAGCACCTGAGCAGGCATTAAAAAAAGAACAAACCTTAGTTGTTACCAATGACAAAATAACGGCTATTAAAGACGGTTATGTATCAAAGTCAGTACTTAATTTACCCGATGCTGAAATAGTTAATTTAAAAAACCAGTTTGTTATGCCAGGTTTGATTGATATGCATGTGCATGTAACTTTTGAACGTGACGCTAAAGCAAACCCACACCGTTGGGCTACAGAATATGAAGCCGATTATGCGCTTCGTTCTATTAAATATTTACAGCGTACGCTTGATGCCGGCTTTACGTCGGTGCGTGATTTAGGCAGCGACTATCAAGTTATTTTTCCGTTAAAACGAGCAATTGAACGACAAGACATTGCAGGACCTCGTATTTTTGCAGCCGGTAATACAATATCGCCAAGCGGCGGTCATGCTGATATTCATGGCTACAGAAAAGACATAACCGATGTTTTTAAAACGACATTAGGCATTTGTAATGGCGCTGACGATTGCCGCCGTGCTGTGAGAGAAGTTATTAAAAGTGGTGCTGATGTAATTAAAATTACTGCAACGGGTGGTGTGTTGAGTAATACCGCAGCGGGAGTGAATCAACAACTCACTGATGATGAGCTTGCTGCTATTGTAGATACAGCGCATCATTTAGGGCGTAAGGTAACAGCGCATGCCCACGGAACAGAAGGAATTAAAGCAGCACTTAGAGCTGGGGTTGACTCAATAGAGCACGGGTCTTATTTAGATAAAAAAACAGTCGATTTATTCAACAAAACGCAGGCCTATTTAGTTCCCACACTGCTTGCTGGTGCCACGGTAAGTGAAGAGGTACTTACTAATCCTAATATGCCAGCGGCAATTGCGAATAAAGTGCGAGAAGTAACGCCTAAAATGCAGGCGTCGTTTAAGTTAGCGCTTAAAAACAAGGTAAACATTGCCTTTGGTACCGACTCGGGTGTATCGCGTCATGGTCTTAATGCAAACGAGTTTGGTTTAATGGTAAGTAATGGAATGAGTGAGGCGCATGCAATAAGGTCAGCCACAGTGTATGCTGCTAAATTGTTAGGGCAAAGCCATCAGTTAGGCGACTTGAGTGTTGGTAAGCAAGCAGATATTATCAGCGTAAATGGTTCGCCACTTGAAGACATAAACGTACTTAAAAACGTGCAATTTGTTATGAAAGCAGGGCAAATATACAAGCAATAG
- a CDS encoding energy transducer TonB, translating into MKYIITTLTSLFLLTACSTTPLADSPHSTLIMPSPPEYPIKNAREKIEGSVTMSFDVDTSGKPINIKVIKAEPVKTFDKAAIRSLSKWRYAPKVVNGIAVVDEDLEMTIDFNLEK; encoded by the coding sequence ATGAAATATATAATTACAACACTAACTTCACTGTTTCTTTTAACTGCATGTTCGACAACACCTCTAGCTGATAGCCCTCACTCTACGCTTATAATGCCGAGTCCTCCGGAATATCCAATTAAAAACGCCCGTGAAAAGATAGAAGGTAGCGTGACAATGTCTTTTGATGTAGATACATCTGGTAAGCCAATTAATATTAAGGTGATCAAAGCTGAGCCTGTTAAAACTTTTGATAAAGCTGCAATTCGCTCTCTTTCTAAATGGCGTTACGCACCTAAAGTAGTTAATGGTATTGCAGTAGTTGATGAAGACTTAGAAATGACTATAGATTTTAATTTAGAAAAATAA